Proteins encoded in a region of the Neodiprion lecontei isolate iyNeoLeco1 chromosome 5, iyNeoLeco1.1, whole genome shotgun sequence genome:
- the LOC107217588 gene encoding RNA-binding protein 5 gives MDSMYTNNLDPWEPGYGPDRRSGHGSDYGDYRSDYGDHRSSDYGGGEHRERDHRSPEYRTHRGRDRDRDRDRSRERRDRSREDRDRNHRDRDDRYGRQRDSRDSADRDRERDRSRDRDRDRDRERERSRRDRDRDRGDRDRERDRGDRDRRGKRGDERDRDRDRDDDHSRESMDFDHDHGRGYGSSMEGIHYKSQSPNNTIMIRGLAQHITENDVRQDILNCGLMPKDIRLIRKKDTGASRGFAFVEFNATQEASRWMEMKQGVLMLQDQYRAVMQYSIPKDFHVDKPLAKNTQDWHCVKCGAHNFKRRETCFKCCASRAESEEGGEGSDEISPHPTNTVLLRGLDVLTTEDSVLQAMKNLSSLPIRSIRIGRDTLTNTSRGVCYLEMANVVDAMYLHTALSKQGLMVDGRKVEITYCKLHQVNSTSAWKSNEAQPQRYTLDDVSQLAEYSANMYAKTPAQKAHYVQYYTQYYQNQIMQGSAITLPSLNQTDRVNAAAAVAQSAIQQLQASRKLGDAEEMKARPTPTAPSSTSLASGRVPAHANDGKVYSVPDVSTYHYDESSGYYYDPSTGLYYDPNSQYYYNSHTQQFLYWDAESLSYQPAKVAVGTSGIVGAGVALGAESGTMPVIQESMSTNVGQESKEDDLNKKKDNKQDKVKVAKKIAKDMERWAKTLNQKKENAKSSWSAEYAGSEGHQGAFSGAADAGYAILEKRNHLAPAYQEEEDPSGSNGLVAAYGGGSDTEEEIEDVQQEERQHTDWSKLACLLCKRQFPSKEGLLRHQQLSDLHKQNLENWYHVRGLDPNDPQQRNSKYRDRAKERRAKYGEPEPPQPNRLKEKYLKTRVDEVSVNYEEPTRAGIGSDNVGNKLLQKMGWSEGMGLGKSNQGRTSIIEAERRVPTAGLGAKAAAYNALPGDTYKDCVKKMMYARYQELSDT, from the exons ATGGACTCCATGTACACCAACAACCTCGACCCTTGGGAACCAGGATATGGTCCGGATCGTCGATCAGGTCACGGATCTGACTATGGAGACTACAGATCAGACTATGGGGACCACAGATCGTCGGACTACGGTGGGGGAGAACACAGAGAAAGGGATCATCGCAGTCCCGAATACAGAACTCACCGAGGAAGGGACAGGGACAGAGACAGGGATCGTTCACGTGAGAGGAGAGACAGGAGTCGAGAGGATCGGGACAGGAACCACAGGGACAGAGATGATCGTTACGGAAGGCAGAGGGACAGCAGAGATTCCGCcgacagagacagagagagggaTCGATCCAGAGACCGGGATCGAGACAGAgatcgagagagagaaaggtcTCGCAGAGATCGAGACAGAGATAGAGGAGATAGGGACAGGGAAAGAGACAGAGGCGACAGAGACAGGAGAGGCAAAAGGGGAGACGAGAGAGACAGGGACAGGGACAGGGATGATGACCATAGTCGGGAGAGCATGGACTTTGATCATGACCATGGTCGTGGGTATGGCTCGTCGATGGAAGGCATTCACTACAAGTCACAGTCCCCCAATAACACCATCATGATCAGGGGGTTGGCACAACACATTACTGAAAACGAT GTGCGCCAGGACATTCTCAACTGCGGTCTCATGCCCAAGGACATCAGGCTGATCAGGAAAAAGGATACAG GTGCTTCACGAGGTTTTGCATTCGTCGAGTTTAACGCGACTCAGGAGGCCTCGCGATGGATGGAGATGAAACAG GGCGTTCTAATGCTGCAGGACCAGTACCGTGCAGTCATGCAGTACAGCATACCGAAAGATTTTCACGTGGACAAACCCCTTGCAAAAAACACGCAGGATTGGCATTGTGTTAAG TGCGGAGCACACAACTTTAAAAGACGTGAAACTTGCTTCAAGTGTTGTGCATCCCGTGCCGAGAGTGAGGAAGGTGGGGAGGGTAGCGACGAGATTAGTCCGCACCCAACAAACACGGTCCTTCTTCGTGGTTTAGACGTCCTGACTACTGAGGATTCAGTATTACAAGCAATGAAAAACCTCTCCTCCCTACCAATCAGAAGTATTAGAATTGGTAGAGATACTCTGACCAACACATCACGTGGTGTTTGTTATTTAGAAATGGCTAATGTCGTCGATGCCATGTATCTACACACGGCATTGAGCAAGCAAGGCTTGATGGTAGATGGTAGGAAAGTCGAAATCACGTACTGCAAACTGCACCAGGTGAACAGCACTAGTGCTTGGAAGTCAAATGAAGCTCAGCCACAAAG gTATACTTTGGATGATGTGTCACAATTGGCAGAATACAGTGCCAATATGTACGCGAAAACTCCGGCGCAAAAAGCGCACTATGTACAGTATTACACTCAGTACTACCAGAACCAGATAATGCAGGGATCGGCGATAACTTTGCCGTCGTTGAATCAGACTGACAGAGTTAATGCGGCGGCAGCCGTGGCGCAGTCGGCGATCCAGCAACTTCAGGCGTCGAGGAAACTGGGTGATGCTGAAGAGATGAAAGCCAGACCAACCCCAACTGCCCCTAGCAGTACGTCCTTAGCTAGCGGTAGAGTTCCTGCTCATGCTAACGATGGCAAAGTCTATT CTGTGCCGGATGTCAGTACCTATCACTATGACGAATCTTCGGGCTATTATTACGATCCGAGCACGGGATTGTACTACGATCCAAACTCTCAGTACTACTACAACAGTCACACACAGCAGTTTCTTTACTGGGACGCAGAGTCTTTGTCGTATCAACCGGCAAAG GTAGCTGTTGGTACGTCTGGAATCGTGGGAGCCGGTGTGGCTCTGGGCGCCGAAAGCGGAACTATGCCAGTTATTCAAGAATCCATGAGCACCAATGTGGGCCAAGAGTCAAAGGAGGACGATCTGAACAAGAAGAAGGACAACAAACAAGATAAAGTTAAGGTGGCTAAAAAAATAGCCAAGGACATGGAGCGGTGGGCAAAGACTTTGAACCAAAAGAAGGAAAACGCGAAGTCGAGCTGGAGCGCGGAATATGCGGGTAGCGAAGGTCACCAGGGAGCCTTCAGCGGTGCAGCGGATGCGGGCTATGCTATCCTCGAGAAGAGGAATCACCTGGCACCTGCTTACCAGGAGGAAGAGGACCCTAGTGGAAGCAACGGCCTTGTCGCCGCCTATGGTGGCGGCAGCGACACCGAGGAAGAGATCGAAGACGTGCAGCAAGAAGAGAGGCAGCACACCGATTGGAGCAAGCTCGCCTGTCTCCTTTGCAAAAGACAATTTCCCAGCAAGGAAGGACTCCTGCGACACCAGCAGCTGTCGGATTTACACAAACAGAATCTGGAGAATTGGTATCACGTTCGTGGACTTGATCCCAATGACCCGCAACAGAGAAACAGTAAGTACAGGGATCGCGCAAAAGAAAGGAGAGCGAAGTACGGGGAGCCTGAACCACCGCAGCCTAACAGGCTCAAGGAGAAGTACCTCAAGACAAGGGTTGACGAAGTCTCGGTGAACTACGAGGAACCAACCAGAGCTGGAATCGGCTCCGACAATGTTGGTAATAAACTGCTGCAAAAAATGGGATGGAGCGAGGGTATGGGATTGGGAAAATCTAACCAAGGTAGAACAAGCATCATCGAAGCTGAAAGACGAGTTCCCACGGCTGGCCTAGGTGCCAAGGCTGCAGCGTATAACGCGTTGCCTGGTGACACGTATAAagattgtgtgaaaaaaatgatgtacGCTAGGTATCAGGAACTCTCAGATACGTAA